In Schaalia sp. JY-X169, the following are encoded in one genomic region:
- the crcB gene encoding fluoride efflux transporter CrcB gives MSSLVLAFLAAVAGGLGAALRFLIDMSIPAKARASFPWGTWLINITGSFVLGLVAGPLTGAVWGPIFTVGLLGGYTTFSAASLETVSLAEDGRWGAALFYGLGTLVISVLAALGGITLTV, from the coding sequence GTGAGCAGTCTGGTACTGGCATTTCTTGCTGCCGTCGCCGGGGGACTGGGCGCAGCGTTGCGGTTCCTAATTGACATGTCCATTCCCGCTAAGGCCAGAGCTAGTTTTCCTTGGGGCACTTGGCTTATCAACATCACTGGCTCATTCGTCCTCGGACTCGTCGCGGGCCCGCTCACTGGTGCGGTGTGGGGACCGATCTTTACGGTTGGGCTGCTCGGCGGATATACGACTTTTTCAGCAGCCAGCCTTGAGACGGTGTCACTCGCAGAAGACGGGAGGTGGGGGGCGGCTCTCTTCTACGGGCTAGGTACCCTGGTGATCAGCGTGCTTGCTGCGCTGGGCGGAATCACCCTGACGGTCTAG
- a CDS encoding CrcB family protein gives MATQRYHGIWLVFCGGALGTLLRYLIDVAPTRVAGFALDIFIINVVGAFLLAFLVGWITGAGEPTRKQLRLRLLLGTGMMGGFTTYSTLAVEVAHSLSDGRWLGALAYSLGTVLGGAMLSVAGLLAGRRAVRARRLRRVSKEAP, from the coding sequence ATGGCGACCCAGAGATATCACGGCATTTGGCTGGTGTTCTGCGGTGGTGCGCTCGGCACACTGCTGCGCTATCTGATTGATGTTGCGCCAACGCGTGTCGCTGGGTTTGCCCTAGACATCTTCATCATCAACGTGGTTGGAGCGTTTCTATTGGCGTTCCTAGTGGGCTGGATTACTGGCGCGGGGGAACCAACCCGGAAGCAACTGCGCCTTCGTCTGCTTCTCGGTACCGGCATGATGGGCGGTTTTACGACCTATTCGACGCTTGCGGTTGAAGTCGCGCATTCCCTGAGCGACGGACGCTGGCTGGGAGCATTGGCGTACTCACTTGGGACAGTCTTGGGTGGTGCAATGCTCAGCGTGGCGGGGTTACTTGCAGGAAGACGTGCCGTGCGAGCGCGACGGCTTCGTCGAGTGTCTAAGGAAGCACCGTGA
- a CDS encoding sulfatase-like hydrolase/transferase, whose translation MPEPRAPQEARRLPRALSVSLQVLAWVVVALSAVAIGLARWTLRTFGSITPDQALLNLRGAGQEGGGGSELIVEAVVASAVIPLALVSLVCGGFYFLRRRVVRRNVNQKLSSHGFAAALTVLAVAMPVAGAGSIDSALQVRQYIASSDPSLDVGAYYVQPERLEQPSGDKPNLVLIYLESIEDTFQDEGLFGVDMLADLTRATENWDTIDALEQYPGGGWTMSGIVSTQCGVPLRSSSASGVTSTDTTDQAGVLNKFQGESYMAGAQCLGDVLAENGYQNVYLGGARAAFAGKGSFLTTHGYDKVLDLEHWDAQGEVEKSERWGLSDRRLLENAKSEILSLRESGEPFNLTMLTLDSHEPAHLFPYCEPVSDLDTTSVTTCSMNVVADFVTFLEYEGFLDDTVVVVMGDHLKFPATANSYFEELTSTENRTIFNRISVPSELEIKEATVDQLGVYPTILDALGFQLQDGQAGLGVSAFHHGIPIQSLRSLNADEYETIIRSRSQDFYDALWGLDTLVAQPPEQ comes from the coding sequence ATGCCTGAGCCTCGTGCTCCGCAAGAGGCACGCCGTCTTCCCCGAGCATTATCGGTCAGTTTGCAGGTGCTAGCTTGGGTGGTCGTCGCCCTCTCGGCAGTTGCTATTGGGCTGGCGCGATGGACACTTCGCACGTTCGGATCAATCACCCCTGATCAAGCACTGTTGAATCTGCGCGGCGCGGGGCAAGAAGGTGGCGGCGGGAGTGAGCTGATCGTAGAGGCCGTAGTCGCGTCGGCGGTAATTCCTTTGGCACTGGTCTCTCTGGTTTGCGGTGGGTTCTACTTCCTACGCCGACGCGTCGTACGCAGGAACGTCAACCAAAAGCTCTCCTCTCACGGGTTCGCCGCGGCGTTGACAGTATTGGCCGTAGCTATGCCGGTCGCAGGAGCAGGCTCGATTGATTCGGCGCTACAGGTCCGCCAGTACATTGCCTCAAGCGATCCGTCCCTGGATGTCGGGGCCTACTACGTGCAACCCGAGCGCCTGGAACAACCCAGTGGAGACAAGCCCAACCTCGTCCTCATCTACCTTGAGTCGATTGAAGATACATTCCAGGATGAGGGTCTTTTTGGGGTGGACATGCTCGCTGACTTGACGCGGGCAACCGAAAACTGGGACACGATAGACGCGCTGGAGCAGTATCCCGGTGGCGGATGGACAATGTCCGGGATCGTCTCTACCCAATGCGGTGTCCCACTTCGATCGTCCTCGGCCAGTGGGGTGACCTCGACTGACACTACGGACCAGGCAGGCGTGCTCAACAAGTTCCAAGGAGAGAGCTACATGGCCGGGGCGCAGTGCCTTGGCGATGTGCTCGCAGAGAATGGCTACCAGAATGTGTACCTAGGTGGGGCGCGTGCGGCATTTGCAGGAAAAGGGTCTTTCCTTACTACCCATGGTTACGACAAGGTCTTGGACCTTGAGCACTGGGATGCCCAGGGCGAAGTAGAGAAGTCTGAGCGGTGGGGACTATCGGATCGCCGCCTGCTAGAGAACGCTAAGAGCGAGATTCTCTCACTTCGGGAGTCAGGAGAACCATTCAACCTGACGATGCTGACCCTCGACAGCCACGAACCTGCTCATCTCTTCCCGTACTGCGAGCCTGTGAGCGATCTGGACACGACCTCTGTAACCACCTGTTCAATGAACGTCGTCGCTGACTTCGTTACATTTCTTGAGTATGAGGGGTTCCTTGACGACACGGTGGTAGTCGTCATGGGTGACCACCTCAAGTTTCCCGCCACCGCCAACAGCTACTTTGAGGAGCTAACCTCCACAGAGAACCGCACTATCTTCAACCGGATATCGGTTCCTTCCGAACTGGAGATCAAAGAAGCCACTGTGGATCAGCTGGGTGTGTATCCAACCATTCTGGATGCCCTTGGGTTTCAGTTGCAAGATGGACAAGCAGGCTTGGGAGTCTCAGCTTTCCACCACGGAATCCCCATCCAGTCGCTGCGCTCGTTGAATGCGGACGAGTATGAAACCATCATCCGCTCACGGTCCCAAGACTTCTATGACGCGCTCTGGGGTCTAGACACGCTGGTCGCGCAGCCTCCCGAACAGTGA